One segment of Schistocerca cancellata isolate TAMUIC-IGC-003103 chromosome 2, iqSchCanc2.1, whole genome shotgun sequence DNA contains the following:
- the LOC126146165 gene encoding peptidyl-prolyl cis-trans isomerase NIMA-interacting 4, producing the protein MPPKKGAGGAKGGSKSADDTKTAAGKEKKGGSAVKVRHILCEKQSKALEALEKLKGGMKFPEVAAQYSEDKARQGGDLGWMTRGSMVGPFQDAAFALPISNVSSPVYTDPPVKTKFGYHIIMVEGKK; encoded by the exons ATGCCTCCGAAAAAAGGAGCGGGAGGTGCGAAGGGTGGCTCAAAATCAGCTGACGACACGAAAACTGCTGCCGGCAAAGAAAAGAAGGGTGGCTCAGCAGTAAAG gTTCGACATATACTATGTGAAAAACAGTCAAAAGCTCTAGAAGCTTTGGAGAAACTGAAAGGTGGAATGAAGTTTCCCGAAGTTGCTGCACAATACAGTGAAGACAAGGCAAGACAAGGG gGTGATCTGGGTTGGATGACTAGAGGATCAATGGTGGGTCCATTCCAAGATGCAGCATTTGCTCTGCCTATTTCAAATGTCAGTAGTCCAGTGTACACAGACCCACCAGTGAAAACAAAATTTGGTTATCATATCATAATGGTTGAAGGAAAAAAGTAA